The following coding sequences are from one Niveibacterium umoris window:
- a CDS encoding cytochrome c peroxidase, producing MRNVVSLVWMLSCFATACSALVVSFAHAAPRSSGSGADGWSKDEMAALASLSLKRLPPVPVDPSNAFERLPAAVDLGRRIFSDARFSRNGAVSCASCHDPQKQFQDGLPVGRGVGTGSRRSMPIVGAGYSTWLFWDGRKDSLWSQALGPLEDAAEHGGNRTRLARRLASNYRKEYEAVFGKMPSLDGLPEDAGPKGGAAENAAWARMSTRQREDVSRIFANVGKAIAAYEKSLKYEPTRLDRYIDTVLSGQTATQESLRTDEVRGLRLFIGKAQCVTCHNGPLLTDQQFHNTGVPQRDVARPDRGRADATGKVRDDEFNCLGPFSDAQPSQCQELRFMVSDDPALEGAFKTPGLRGIAQRAPYMHAGQFATLEQVVRHYIAAPHAAVGRSELTHRHGGKIDSAKHVERAPIELTDTEVADLVAFLGTLNTDRPPTLPAVQ from the coding sequence ATGCGCAACGTTGTTTCGCTCGTTTGGATGCTCAGCTGCTTTGCGACCGCCTGCTCGGCGCTCGTGGTGAGCTTCGCCCATGCCGCTCCCCGATCTTCTGGCTCGGGCGCGGACGGGTGGAGCAAGGACGAGATGGCCGCCTTGGCCTCGCTCAGCCTGAAGCGTTTGCCGCCGGTACCGGTGGATCCTTCCAACGCGTTCGAGCGCCTGCCTGCAGCAGTCGATCTCGGCAGGCGCATCTTCAGCGACGCACGCTTCAGCCGCAACGGCGCCGTATCGTGCGCGAGCTGCCATGACCCACAGAAGCAGTTCCAGGACGGATTGCCGGTGGGGCGCGGTGTCGGGACAGGTTCGCGCCGCTCGATGCCGATTGTGGGCGCGGGCTACAGCACCTGGCTGTTCTGGGATGGCCGCAAGGACAGCCTTTGGTCGCAGGCGCTCGGTCCGCTCGAAGATGCTGCAGAGCACGGGGGAAACCGCACGCGACTCGCTCGGCGCTTGGCGTCGAACTACCGCAAGGAGTACGAGGCTGTCTTCGGCAAAATGCCGTCGCTGGATGGTCTGCCGGAAGACGCAGGGCCCAAAGGGGGCGCGGCAGAGAACGCCGCCTGGGCGAGGATGAGCACCCGCCAACGAGAAGACGTGTCGCGGATCTTCGCGAATGTGGGCAAGGCCATCGCGGCGTATGAGAAATCACTGAAGTACGAACCAACCCGGTTGGATCGCTACATTGATACCGTGTTGAGCGGCCAAACTGCGACGCAGGAATCGCTCCGGACCGACGAAGTGAGGGGCCTCCGCCTGTTCATCGGCAAGGCGCAGTGCGTGACCTGCCACAACGGCCCCTTGCTCACCGACCAGCAGTTCCACAATACCGGGGTGCCGCAGCGCGACGTTGCGCGGCCCGATCGCGGCCGTGCCGATGCAACCGGCAAGGTGCGGGACGACGAGTTCAATTGCCTCGGGCCGTTCAGCGATGCGCAGCCGAGCCAGTGCCAGGAGCTGCGATTCATGGTGAGTGACGACCCAGCACTGGAAGGTGCGTTCAAGACTCCAGGCCTTCGCGGCATAGCGCAGCGTGCGCCGTACATGCATGCGGGACAGTTTGCGACACTGGAGCAGGTTGTGCGTCACTACATCGCGGCCCCCCATGCCGCGGTGGGCCGCTCTGAACTGACGCACCGGCACGGCGGCAAGATTGACAGTGCCAAGCATGTCGAGCGTGCGCCGATCGAGCTCACAGACACCGAAGTGGCCGACCTCGTCGCGTTCCTCGGCACGCTGAACACCGACAGACCGCCAACGCTTCCCGCCGTGCAGTGA
- a CDS encoding GIY-YIG nuclease family protein, which translates to MDSSANQIVRSTRRVAARQARDTFPPMGIYAIRDLASGHLLLGASSNVHAALNRARFELRMGKHADRVLQAEWNRSSVDGLAFGVLELVTERENAEYDYASELKALEQIHRELQGLAP; encoded by the coding sequence ATGGACTCTTCCGCCAACCAGATCGTGCGCTCGACGCGGCGGGTGGCCGCGCGCCAGGCGCGTGACACCTTCCCGCCCATGGGCATCTACGCCATCCGCGACCTCGCGAGCGGCCACCTGCTGCTCGGCGCGAGCAGCAACGTGCACGCGGCGCTAAATCGCGCTCGGTTTGAACTACGCATGGGCAAGCATGCAGACCGCGTGCTGCAAGCGGAGTGGAACCGCAGCAGCGTGGACGGACTCGCATTCGGAGTGCTGGAACTCGTTACGGAACGCGAGAATGCCGAGTACGACTACGCGAGCGAACTGAAAGCGCTGGAGCAGATCCACCGCGAACTGCAAGGGCTGGCGCCATGA
- a CDS encoding MATE family efflux transporter, with protein sequence MLRIGLPAALQMLAMALAEIVLLGLVNRYGLAATAAYGAATQVLGWVHFPAMSLGIAAAIFSAHAVGSGRRERLPVIVSTGLRLNALFTALFVVAVLLLAQFALRVFLEPGSLLKQAVTIVRTVAWSVVLLGWSNVPAGAIRASGAALVPALLSMAAIVGVCRSAGSALRPGRRVLGLSCRVPGHACAAWTLLPSQGEK encoded by the coding sequence ATGCTGCGCATCGGCCTGCCGGCCGCATTGCAGATGCTAGCGATGGCGCTTGCTGAGATCGTGCTGCTAGGTCTGGTGAACCGTTACGGGTTGGCCGCTACCGCCGCCTATGGCGCGGCGACGCAGGTCCTGGGCTGGGTGCATTTCCCGGCGATGAGCCTGGGCATTGCCGCGGCGATCTTCAGCGCGCACGCAGTCGGCTCGGGACGGCGCGAGAGGCTGCCGGTGATCGTGAGTACCGGGCTGCGCTTGAACGCCCTGTTCACCGCGCTGTTCGTTGTCGCTGTGCTCTTGCTCGCGCAGTTTGCGCTGCGCGTGTTCCTGGAACCCGGATCCTTGCTGAAGCAGGCGGTCACCATCGTGCGCACCGTCGCCTGGAGCGTGGTGCTACTCGGATGGAGCAACGTGCCGGCGGGCGCGATCCGCGCGAGCGGCGCGGCGCTGGTGCCGGCGCTCCTCAGCATGGCTGCGATCGTTGGCGTCTGCCGTAGCGCTGGAAGCGCGCTTCGGCCTGGCAGGCGTGTTCTGGGCTTGTCCTGCCGTGTTCCTGGCCATGCTTGTGCTGCATGGACTCTACTACCTTCACAAGGAGAAAAATGA